Proteins encoded together in one bacterium HR17 window:
- the ppcA gene encoding Phosphoenolpyruvate carboxylase: MSDYIGERRIPATMATQHPDNASPPFWKPDSDGFISTYDEVQECYLSFAELGCEEYMWDWEGKFVDEAVVDRLFSEHFEFFLQRQLGRDVFLTFRLPNIWLERGYRLARAYMSILTAEELARDLNLFAPPLFEVILPMCDEGWKMLYLQESFERAAELERQMFGNNRPSYRLQIIPLIETPELLLNAKTLLDDYLRLHREKFGDAPPYLRAFIARSDPALNGGVVAAVLAAKSALCEFADFEAETGIPVYPIIGVGCLPFRGGLSPFHIATFLDEYEGVRTVTIQSAFRYDHPKTEVERAVRDLNLALRFRWGKKPRWREGDKPKLQRLITLFTERYQEVVEELAELVNELAMLLPRRRERLLHIGLFGYPRGLRGKVLPRAITFTGTFYSLGIPPEFLGTGRGLKDAEREGLLDVLLHYYRHLKDDLVRAGHFLNWENLHLLEKEAPVWSKVRHDIELCQHLLQLEFGPKETHHYLHRNASSSIFHLWRNGGDERRLRFYIVETAQLRRSLG, encoded by the coding sequence ATGTCCGATTACATCGGCGAACGGCGTATTCCAGCGACAATGGCGACGCAACATCCCGATAACGCCTCACCGCCTTTTTGGAAACCCGACAGCGACGGCTTTATCAGCACCTACGACGAAGTGCAGGAATGCTATTTGAGTTTTGCTGAACTGGGCTGCGAAGAATACATGTGGGACTGGGAAGGCAAGTTTGTGGATGAAGCCGTTGTCGACCGATTGTTCAGCGAGCACTTTGAGTTTTTCCTGCAGCGGCAGTTGGGGCGCGATGTCTTTTTGACCTTCCGCCTGCCCAACATCTGGCTGGAACGGGGCTACCGGCTGGCGCGGGCTTACATGAGCATTTTGACCGCTGAAGAACTCGCCCGCGACCTTAACCTGTTTGCGCCGCCGCTTTTTGAAGTCATCCTGCCGATGTGCGACGAAGGCTGGAAGATGCTTTACCTGCAGGAGAGTTTTGAGCGGGCGGCAGAGTTGGAACGGCAAATGTTCGGCAACAACCGCCCGTCTTACCGCCTGCAAATCATCCCGCTGATTGAAACGCCCGAATTGCTGCTCAACGCCAAGACGCTGTTGGACGACTATCTCCGGTTGCACCGCGAAAAGTTCGGCGACGCTCCCCCTTACTTGCGGGCGTTCATCGCCCGTTCTGACCCTGCCCTGAACGGCGGCGTTGTGGCGGCGGTGCTGGCGGCTAAAAGCGCGTTGTGCGAGTTCGCCGACTTTGAGGCGGAAACGGGCATTCCCGTTTACCCCATCATTGGCGTCGGCTGTTTGCCCTTTCGCGGGGGGCTCTCGCCCTTCCATATCGCCACCTTTTTGGACGAATATGAAGGCGTGCGCACCGTGACCATTCAATCGGCGTTCCGCTACGACCATCCCAAAACCGAAGTGGAGCGCGCCGTCCGCGACTTAAACTTAGCGTTGCGGTTTCGCTGGGGCAAAAAACCCCGCTGGCGCGAGGGCGACAAACCCAAACTCCAACGCCTCATCACTCTCTTCACCGAGCGCTATCAGGAAGTCGTAGAAGAGTTGGCGGAGTTGGTCAATGAGCTGGCGATGTTGCTTCCGCGTCGGCGCGAACGGTTGCTGCACATCGGGTTGTTTGGCTACCCGCGTGGGTTGCGGGGGAAAGTGCTGCCCCGCGCCATCACTTTCACGGGCACCTTTTACTCGTTGGGTATCCCCCCTGAGTTTTTGGGCACAGGGCGCGGCTTGAAAGACGCCGAACGCGAAGGGCTGCTGGATGTCCTGCTGCACTACTACCGCCACCTCAAAGACGACTTAGTGCGGGCGGGACACTTCCTCAACTGGGAAAACCTGCATCTGCTGGAAAAGGAAGCGCCTGTCTGGTCCAAGGTGCGCCACGACATTGAGTTATGTCAACACCTGCTGCAACTGGAATTCGGACCGAAAGAAACCCACCACTATTTGCACCGTAACGCCTCGTCCAGCATCTTCCACTTGTGGCGCAACGGCGGTGACGAACGGCGCTTGCGCTTCTACATCGTGGAAACAGCCCAACTGCGGCGCTCGTTGGGGTAA
- a CDS encoding putative zinc protease, whose protein sequence is MAETAFCVRLPNGIRLVGQPIPWSHTVAVGVWLDVGTKDEADDEAGLAHFVEHMLFKGTHRHTGRQIARLIDALGGNLDAFTEKELTCFHMRLLPEHVRRGLVLVRELLTEPLFRPKDIEVEKGVVLAEIQSAEDTPEDLVSEVFFETLWNGHPLSRPILGTKDSVARFHRAMLLRFLQEHYTPHRTVIAVAGAIEETAIYETVAEVFGDWRRDGGVAPPLPSPTAAPRLRTVSRPTEHFYFTVGVPSVPITDPAYYPIALLDIIVGGGASSRLFLEVRERRGLAYSIASFAAAFKQGGFFAISGSCAPKDAARVFQVTRSELRRLLSDGLRNGEMERAKTQLKLSLVMAQESVTGTMTRLGRQMHYFGHLVPIDEVLRRVEQVTADEVLAVAQTLFLQHRFAAAFVGPVTEQDGERLWSILNGE, encoded by the coding sequence ATGGCAGAAACCGCCTTTTGCGTGCGCCTGCCCAACGGGATCCGATTGGTAGGCCAACCTATCCCTTGGTCGCACACCGTCGCCGTCGGCGTTTGGTTAGATGTGGGCACGAAAGATGAAGCGGACGACGAAGCAGGGTTAGCCCATTTCGTGGAACACATGCTTTTTAAGGGCACGCATCGCCACACCGGGCGCCAAATCGCTCGGCTGATTGACGCCCTCGGGGGAAACTTAGATGCCTTCACGGAAAAAGAGTTGACCTGCTTCCACATGCGGCTGCTTCCGGAACATGTTCGGCGCGGCTTAGTATTGGTGCGTGAATTGCTCACAGAACCCTTGTTTCGCCCCAAAGACATTGAGGTGGAAAAGGGGGTCGTTTTGGCAGAGATTCAAAGTGCTGAAGACACGCCGGAAGATTTGGTCAGTGAGGTCTTTTTTGAAACGCTGTGGAACGGGCATCCTTTGAGCCGCCCCATTTTGGGGACAAAGGACTCTGTCGCTCGCTTCCATCGGGCGATGCTTTTGCGGTTTCTGCAGGAGCACTACACCCCTCATCGGACAGTGATCGCCGTCGCTGGAGCGATTGAAGAAACAGCCATTTACGAAACGGTCGCGGAAGTGTTCGGTGACTGGAGGCGCGACGGCGGCGTGGCACCACCTCTACCTTCACCGACAGCAGCCCCTCGCCTGCGAACGGTGTCGCGCCCTACCGAGCATTTTTACTTCACCGTCGGTGTGCCGAGCGTCCCCATCACTGACCCTGCCTATTATCCCATCGCTTTGCTAGACATCATCGTCGGCGGCGGTGCCAGTTCGCGCTTGTTTTTAGAGGTGCGGGAACGGCGCGGTCTGGCTTACTCCATCGCCTCGTTCGCTGCAGCGTTTAAACAAGGGGGGTTTTTCGCCATCAGCGGCAGTTGCGCCCCCAAAGACGCCGCGCGCGTGTTTCAGGTCACCCGTAGCGAATTACGGCGGTTGTTGTCCGACGGGCTGCGCAACGGGGAAATGGAGCGGGCAAAAACGCAACTTAAACTGAGCCTTGTGATGGCGCAAGAAAGTGTCACCGGCACGATGACGCGCTTGGGACGGCAAATGCATTACTTCGGACACCTCGTTCCGATAGATGAAGTGTTGCGGCGCGTGGAACAAGTAACCGCTGATGAGGTCTTGGCGGTTGCACAGACGCTTTTTCTACAACACCGTTTCGCCGCTGCCTTTGTCGGACCAGTGACGGAGCAGGACGGCGAACGGTTGTGGTCCATCCTCAACGGCGAATAA
- the pnp gene encoding Polyribonucleotide nucleotidyltransferase, whose translation MREVVVSREIAGRTLSLATGALAPQADAAVVVRYGDSMVLVTVVRAKEVRTGIDFFPLVVDFEERMYAAGRIPGHRFMRREGRPSDQAILTARLIDRSIRPLFPKGALNDVQVIVTALSFDYENPLDLLGLIGASAALTISDIPFDGPVAAVRVGLLGDTFVVNPPFKRLEESRLDLVVASTQQAVVMIEAGAHQIPEQQMMDAIVLAHRAAQPLIELQEELREKVGREKVPFTTLLPDEALTNLILERYGAAIRAAVLQSSKEVRETKVRELKEQVVSALAASVSEEKQTLLPLSFDEAVHRTVRDMILREGVRPDGRGYYDIRPISCAVGISPRAHGSGLFQRGETQVLTIATLGATSEEMLVETILEEEATKRFMHQYNFPPYSTGEVRPLRGPSRREIGHGALAERALEPVIPDEDAFPYTIRLVSEVLSSNGSTSMASVCGSTLALMDAGVPILAPVAGISVGLVSGGDKAALLTDIQGTEDAHGDMDFKIAGTREGITAIQLDLKLKGLSFDLIERALYQAREARLFILDKIAEVIDKPRPELSPHAPRVITIRIPTEKIGEVIGPRGKHIKHIQQETDAVIDIHPDGTVFITCPDLERAEKAAEMIRLYAADPEVGKVYKGRVTRILPFGALVEILPGKEGLLHISQISHERIAAVSDVLKVGDEVEVKVLGVEPDGKIALSRKVLLPAPTPMRPGGTGGPTGSSGGRPFGGRPRSGPSPHPRHPRDRGTGSS comes from the coding sequence ATGCGAGAGGTCGTCGTCAGCCGTGAGATTGCAGGACGGACCCTTTCACTGGCGACCGGTGCCTTGGCGCCTCAAGCGGACGCAGCGGTCGTCGTTCGTTACGGTGACAGCATGGTGTTAGTAACCGTTGTGCGGGCGAAGGAAGTGCGAACGGGCATTGACTTTTTCCCGTTAGTCGTGGATTTTGAGGAACGCATGTATGCTGCAGGACGCATTCCGGGGCACCGGTTCATGCGACGGGAAGGACGCCCCAGCGACCAAGCCATTCTGACGGCGCGCCTGATTGACCGTTCTATTCGCCCCTTGTTCCCCAAAGGCGCCCTCAACGATGTCCAAGTGATTGTCACAGCGTTGTCGTTTGACTACGAAAATCCGCTGGATTTGTTGGGACTTATCGGTGCCAGCGCTGCCCTGACGATCTCCGACATTCCCTTTGATGGTCCTGTGGCAGCGGTCCGTGTGGGGCTGTTGGGCGACACATTTGTCGTCAACCCGCCCTTCAAACGGTTGGAAGAGAGCCGTTTGGATTTAGTGGTTGCCAGCACACAGCAGGCTGTGGTGATGATTGAAGCGGGCGCTCACCAAATTCCCGAACAGCAAATGATGGATGCCATCGTGTTAGCCCACAGAGCCGCACAACCTCTGATTGAGTTGCAGGAGGAACTGCGGGAAAAGGTCGGTCGAGAGAAAGTGCCTTTCACGACTTTATTGCCTGACGAGGCGTTGACGAACCTCATCTTGGAGCGCTACGGTGCCGCCATCCGGGCAGCGGTCTTGCAATCCAGCAAAGAAGTGCGTGAAACGAAAGTGCGCGAACTAAAAGAGCAGGTCGTGTCGGCACTGGCAGCGAGTGTATCTGAAGAAAAGCAAACCCTGCTACCGTTGTCCTTTGATGAAGCCGTGCACCGAACCGTACGCGACATGATCTTGCGCGAGGGGGTTCGTCCCGACGGGCGCGGTTACTATGACATTCGTCCGATCTCTTGTGCCGTCGGGATCTCGCCCCGCGCTCACGGGTCGGGCTTGTTTCAGCGCGGCGAAACCCAAGTGTTGACCATCGCGACCTTAGGTGCAACAAGTGAGGAAATGTTGGTGGAGACTATCTTGGAAGAAGAAGCGACCAAGCGCTTCATGCACCAATACAACTTTCCGCCTTACTCTACGGGCGAAGTGCGTCCGTTGCGAGGTCCGTCGCGGCGTGAAATTGGGCACGGGGCGTTGGCGGAACGGGCGCTGGAGCCTGTCATCCCTGATGAGGACGCGTTCCCTTACACCATCCGGTTGGTCTCAGAGGTGTTGAGTTCCAACGGTTCCACTTCTATGGCGTCGGTGTGCGGAAGCACACTGGCGTTGATGGACGCCGGCGTGCCCATTTTAGCGCCTGTCGCAGGGATTTCTGTCGGTTTGGTCAGTGGCGGTGATAAAGCCGCATTGCTGACCGATATCCAGGGCACGGAGGATGCTCACGGCGATATGGATTTCAAAATCGCAGGCACCCGTGAGGGGATCACGGCGATCCAATTAGACTTGAAGTTGAAGGGGTTGTCTTTTGACCTGATTGAACGGGCGCTCTATCAAGCCCGTGAGGCGCGGCTGTTCATCTTGGACAAAATCGCGGAAGTCATTGACAAGCCCCGTCCAGAACTGTCGCCCCATGCGCCTCGGGTCATCACTATCCGTATCCCCACAGAGAAAATTGGTGAGGTCATCGGACCGCGCGGCAAACACATCAAGCACATTCAACAAGAAACGGATGCGGTCATTGACATCCATCCTGACGGCACCGTTTTCATCACTTGCCCCGATCTGGAGCGCGCGGAAAAAGCGGCGGAGATGATTCGGCTTTACGCCGCTGACCCCGAAGTGGGCAAGGTCTACAAGGGGCGTGTGACGCGCATCTTGCCCTTCGGGGCGTTGGTGGAAATTCTGCCCGGCAAAGAGGGGCTCTTGCATATCTCGCAAATCAGCCATGAACGCATCGCTGCTGTCAGCGATGTGTTGAAGGTCGGCGATGAGGTGGAAGTGAAGGTGTTGGGGGTGGAACCCGACGGGAAAATTGCCTTGAGCCGCAAAGTGCTGTTACCCGCTCCGACGCCCATGCGTCCTGGAGGGACAGGTGGACCGACAGGGTCGTCGGGAGGGCGACCCTTCGGCGGACGCCCCCGTAGCGGTCCGTCGCCCCACCCGCGTCACCCACGGGATCGGGGGACGGGCAGTTCATGA
- the rpsO gene encoding 30S ribosomal protein S15 translates to MLMALDKEIKTTVIQRWQRFPGDTGSPEVQIAILTERINRLAEHLRVHRKDKHSRRGLLLLHGKRRRLLRYLARTNITRYKEVIEALGIRDIFGALRAAQAAERAHQRAVQVNDS, encoded by the coding sequence ATGCTGATGGCGTTGGACAAAGAAATCAAGACTACGGTCATTCAACGGTGGCAGCGTTTCCCTGGCGATACGGGCTCGCCGGAAGTGCAAATTGCTATCTTGACGGAACGCATCAATCGCCTAGCAGAGCATTTACGGGTGCACCGCAAGGACAAGCATTCGCGGCGGGGGCTATTGCTGTTGCATGGCAAGCGGCGGCGCCTGTTGCGCTATCTGGCGCGTACCAACATCACCCGCTACAAAGAAGTCATTGAGGCGTTGGGCATCCGTGACATTTTTGGGGCGCTGCGAGCGGCGCAAGCCGCTGAGCGGGCTCACCAACGAGCGGTGCAAGTTAACGACTCATAA